A window of Komagataella phaffii GS115 chromosome 1, complete sequence contains these coding sequences:
- a CDS encoding Cofilin, promotes actin filament depolarization in a pH-dependent manner, with translation MNSSKRSISIPRSFSKLLSCGSFSLVAVSDESLTAFNDLKLGKKHKYVIYKINDSKTEIIVDKISSDESYDAFLEALPEDDSRYAVYDFQYEISSTEGKRSKIIFFTWSPETASVRSKMIYASSKDALRRALNGVSTDIQGTDFSDVAFESVLERVSRGAGSH, from the exons ATGAATTCCTCCAAGCGTTCGATCTCAATCCCCAGAAGCTTTTCTAAACTCCTATCATGTGGCAGTTTCAGTCT TGTCGCAGTTTCAGACGAGTCTTTGACAGCCTTCAACGACCTTAAGTTGGGTAAGAAGCATAAATATGTGATTTACAAGATCAATGATTCCAAGACAGAGATTATCGTCGATAAAATCTCTTCTGACGAGAGCTACGACGCTTTTTTGGAGGCGCTCCCTGAGGACGACTCTAGGTACGCTGTGTATGACTTTCAATACGAGATTTCGTCCACCGAGGGAAAAAGatccaaaatcatcttTTTTACATGGTCACCAGAGACAGCCTCTGTCAGAAGCAAGATGATATACGCTTCCTCGAAAGACGCTTTAAGAAGAGCTTTGAATGGAGTGTCAACTGACATCCAGGGTACTGACTTCAGCGACGTTGCCTTTGAGTCTGTGCTTGAAAGAGTTAGCAGGGGTGCCGGATCTCATTAG
- a CDS encoding Putative K+/H+ antiporter with a probable role in intracellular cation homeostasis: MAVDTASVAGIVAGRNPLEYDPKSPYTLFLFQVLVIVVLSELLYYPLSKIKQPKVIAEVIVGILLGPSVMGRVPNFTDTVFPEESMPSFTLVANIAIILFLFLVGLEVDVPFIKKNFKIAVTVGVINMAIPFALGCGIAKGLYNEYLGPEESDLSFTTYMVFIAVAMCVTAFPVLVRILMSLELTKDRVGIITLSAGVLNDLLGWILLALSITLVNASNPVNTVYILLLAVAWFILVLFPIRYVLCWLLKSDIARIKSGERSKPSTLSLTVIVLLTFVSSFYTDIIGVHSIFGAFLIGLIVPREAEFSSLINEQLEGIVSGILVPLYFTLAGLKCDFGLLNTGIDWAYTIGIICLAFAGKLLGGFVGTKLFGLPNRDCLTVGILMSCKGIMEIVVLTTGLNAGLLTPKVFSIFIVMTLVTTFLTTPLTKLAYPKWYREKIAGTSINESIKESASISEIKEYKGTEEALFETADPLAPSSSSALGH, from the coding sequence ATGGCTGTTGATACGGCCAGCGTGGCAGGTATAGTAGCCGGAAGAAATCCACTGGAGTATGATCCTAAGTCTCCCTATactttgtttctttttcaggTTTTGGTTATTGTTGTACTTTCTGAACTCTTGTATTACCCTTTATCGAAGATTAAACAGCCCAAGGTCATCGCTGAGGTCATTGTTGGCATCCTTTTGGGACCCTCAGTGATGGGTCGAGTGCCCAACTTTACGGATACTGTTTTTCCTGAGGAGAGCATGCCTTCATTCACATTAGTAGCTAACATTGCGAttattttgtttctctttctggtGGGATTGGAAGTAGACGTTCCGTTTATTaaaaagaatttcaagataGCTGTTACTGTTGGGGTGATAAACATGGCTATTCCTTTTGCTTTAGGCTGCGGTATTGCTAAAGGTCTATACAATGAGTATTTAGGTCCTGAGGAGTCCGATTTATCATTTACAACTTACATGGTTTTCATTGCTGTTGCCATGTGTGTCACTGCCTTTCCAGTATTGGTAAGAATATTGATGTCATTAGAGTTAACGAAAGATCGGGTTGGTATTATCACACTGTCTGCTGGTGTCCTCAATGATTTACTGGGTTGGATTTTACTTGCCTTAAGTATAACTCTGGTTAATGCTTCCAATCCGGTAAACACTGTCTACATTTTGCTGTTGGCTGTTGCCTGGTTCATTTTGGTACTTTTCCCCATACGATACGTGCTGTGTTGGTTATTGAAGTCTGATATTGCTAGAATTAAGTCTGGTGAACGATCGAAGCCTTCAACTTTATCACTGACGGTGATAGTATTATTGACGTTCGTGTCATCCTTCTATACTGACATTATTGGAGTTCATTCCATATTTGGTGCTTTTCTGATTGGACTGATTGTACCTAGAGAAGCCgaattttcttctctgatAAATGAGCAGCTGGAGGGCATCGTTAGTGGGATTCTAGTTCCTCTTTACTTCACATTAGCGGGACTTAAGTGTGATTTTGGTCTGTTGAACACGGGAATTGATTGGGCCTATACGATTGGAATAATCTGCTTGGCGTTTGCAGGAAAACTTCTAGGGGGCTTTGTTGGAACTAAACTGTTTGGTCTTCCCAATAGGGATTGCCTTACTGTTGGAATTCTCATGTCGTGCAAAGGGATCATGGAAATTGTCGTTCTCACAACAGGTTTAAATGCTGGTCTCCTTACTCCTAAGGTATTTTCTATCTTTATTGTAATGACTTTGGTCACCACCTTCTTAACCACTCCACTAACAAAGTTGGCGTATCCAAAGTGGTatagagaaaaaatagCAGGAACATCTATCAATGAAAGTATCAAAGAAAGTGCATCCATCTCTGAAATTAAAGAATACAAAGGTACCGAGGAAGCTCTGTTTGAGACGGCAGATCCTTTAGCCCCCTCAAGCTCTTCAGCTCTGGGCCATTAA
- a CDS encoding One of four subunits of the endosomal sorting complex required for transport III (ESCRT-III), with protein sequence MFNYLFGGNNQLKKEAPKKAIVGLREHIALLNKKQQHLQNQMEEQDKLARASITKNKTAAKTALKKKKTYEVQLVKILAQIDSLETQLTSIENANLNLETMKAMKQGAKAMKQIHGDFDVDKVDSTMDEIREQVELGEEISDAISRPLGTQEVDEDELEDELEELQQEELNSKLLGTGSEPIKDPITHKMPDVSRLPQVWSKSENQVLQGEGEIEDEDEAALRALQEEMGMV encoded by the coding sequence ATGTTCAATTATTTGTTTGGAGGAAACAACCAGCTGAAAAAAGAAGCCCCCAAAAAGGCGATAGTTGGCCTTAGGGAGCATATAGCTCTTTTAAATAAGAAGCAGCAGCACTTGCAAAACCAAATGGAAGAGCAGGATAAACTTGCTCGTGCCAGCATCACAAAGAACAAAACAGCAGCCAAAACCgctctgaagaagaaaaaaacatACGAGGTACAGCTAGTCAAGATCTTGGCTCAAattgattctttggagaCACAGCTTACTTCTATAGAAAATGCTAATCTCAATCTGGAAACCATGAAGGCTATGAAGCAAGGTGCTAAAGCCATGAAACAAATACATGGtgattttgatgttgataAGGTAGATTCAACCATGGATGAAATAAGAGAACAAGTAGAACTAGGCGAAGAAATAAGCGATGCTATTTCTCGCCCTCTTGGCACTCAAGAAGTCGATGAAGATGAGCTAGAGGACGAATTAGAAGAGCTTCAACAGGAAGAACTTAATAGTAAACTTTTGGGAACTGGTAGCGAACCGATCAAAGATCCTATTACACATAAGATGCCCGATGTTAGTCGATTACCACAAGTATGGTCAAAGTCAGAAAACCAGGTCCTACAAGGCGAAGgtgaaattgaagatgaagatgaagcTGCTCTACGAGCACTGCAGGAAGAAATGGGAATGGTATGA
- a CDS encoding cis-Golgi t-SNARE syntaxin required for vesicular transport between the ER and the Golgi complex, which produces MTSIQNRTLEFQQCVKTFNKQLNIKTSNAPTSPPSKSDFSKKASVIAKDIARVTQLLRKLTILIKDTPRFNDRPIEINELTYVIKQDIFKVEKSLKQLQQQFRGGTGQVDSFNKNVVNLLNTKTQGVSQSFKEILEIRQHNEISQRSRQEQYAADDTNDFNYLTLRSQKNASSISENPFSSSTNETIPADTLMLPESNQLLLLEEQSNVYLQDRNRAVETIESTISEIGNLFQQLSNMVSEQGEVIQRIDSNVEDISFNIHGAQRELIKYFHNVSTNRWLMLKIFGILVIFFVLWALVS; this is translated from the coding sequence ATGACATCTATACAGAATCGCACTTTGGAGTTTCAGCAGTGTGTGAAAACCTTCAACAAACAACTAAATATAAAAACAAGCAACGCACCAACAtctcctccttcaaaaagtgaCTTCTCTAAAAAAGCAAGCGTTATAGCCAAAGATATTGCTCGAGTCACTCAACTGCTGAGAAAGTTGACGATACTGATAAAGGATACGCCACGGTTTAACGATCGACCTATCGAAATCAATGAGTTGACCTATGTGATTAAGCAGGACATCTTCAAGGTGgaaaagagtttgaaacaACTACAGCAGCAGTTTCGTGGAGGCACCGGACAGGTTGACAGTTTTAACAAGAACGTAGTGAATCTTCTGAACACAAAAACACAGGGAGTCAGTCAAAGTTTTAAAGAGATATTGGAAATAAGGCAACACAATGAAATATCTCAAAGATCCCGACAGGAACAATATGCCGCCGATGATACAAATGACTTCAACTACTTGACTCTTCGAAGTCAAAAAAATGCCAGCTCAATATCAGAGAATCCgttttcctcttcaacAAACGAAACTATCCCCGCTGATACTTTGATGCTGCCTGAATCGAATCAGCTGTTACTGTTGGAAGAACAATCTAATGTCTATCTTCAGGACAGGAATAGAGCggttgaaacaattgaatCTACGATCAGTGAGATTGGGAATCTGTTCCAACAACTATCAAACATGGTCTCCGAACAAGGTGAGGTGATCCAGCGAATAGATTCTAATGTGGAAGATATTTCATTCAATATTCATGGTGCACAGCGGGAACTTATAAAGTATTTCCACAATGTATCCACCAATCGTTGGCTCATGTTAAAGATATTTGGAATATTGgttattttttttgttctgTGGGCCTTGGTGAGTTGA
- a CDS encoding Frataxin, regulates mitochondrial iron accumulation has product MLTQLLSRHIKRRNLSNRANIIYRHYSIGSTTDGRIISQEIKDLPLGKYHHAADSTLENMTEDLERFFENNSLDTCDVEYTSGILSLQIPKLGDYVINKQPPNKQIWLSSPLSGPKRFDYYRGLWIDSRTIDSAGQITNVLENTLHDLLAKEVSKGTGLPFQFNK; this is encoded by the coding sequence ATGCTGACACAATTATTAAGCCGTCACATAAAGCGACGTAATCTTTCTAACAGAGCCAATATCATATATCGTCATTACTCAATAGGCTCTACAACTGATGGACGAATTATTTCTCAAGAAATAAAGGATTTGCCCTTGGGAAAATATCATCATGCAGCCGATTCTACACTGGAAAACATGACAGAGGATCTGgaaagattctttgaaaataattCATTGGATACTTGTGATGTGGAATATACTTCAGGGATTTTGAGTTTGCAGATCCCCAAGTTGGGAGACTACGTGATCAATAAACAACCTCCTAATAAGCAAATCTGGCTTAGCTCTCCTTTATCTGGACCAAAGCGTTTTGACTACTATCGTGGACTTTGGATTGATTCTAGGACTATTGATTCAGCTGGGCAAATTACTAATGTTTTAGAAAATACTCTACATGATTTATTAGCAAAGGAGGTTTCTAAAGGCACCGGATTGCCATTTCAGTTTAATAAGTGA
- a CDS encoding Mitochondrial RNA polymerase: protein MVCYATRKSYGTAFVGTQSLCRPMGPTLPQDQYSHIFDSLKKSMKKPLVHSGNDEALDYFSSPNDKVFRNTNAKELNHLWTLLEACAISNDFLRGKKIMENLFHTSNKAEFQIAYAKYLLSWSKSPVSLMELEEYVLKESPILFPTLEFDSKIASILVRKCLTSGSFDNRYQTIITKYIKSSSGNRIEDLFKHLDILGFDNAIIILKAYHLGRESIPSRYRDIFDLKDEAFAIPSLHSTTKESNNSHKCIEEKIAAPTYFEDETQLPPSLDKDAQHLIGVDTFGLKVIRHSLLGLQAKPTNSNGELFSKLESFDESYAPIEFGDEQLSDRTINFFEIKKLLKTPQQQEDFEKFLDAYNAERQRLLEFQSLDGAKRKWEQTLEDFKESNVVNVPSKSIKNYLWKWHSKLLPLIKEEVLKCQKTLSIIGAGNLNSYKTKLSTMERKAFNERLEYANYLILVSPDKMSTLTILELLKIIFTGKNTTGIRTARAVISVGKAVELEYRSERLLSKEIDVFKNFRNMKNSKEFKRLVTTGSKNTFTKLLQQSRSASIDTELEETLFNWPNEIKAKIGSVLISLLLQSAKIDVQGKDPITNEEVHGQVPAIFHQYQYANGNKIGILKFHHDFTSKLSKDNLSGAVQPQYLPMLVRPKPWLSHNLGGYYYTETSLIRTKDSPEQLAYVKAASENNTIDKVYQGLTVLGNTPWTINSEIFNVISEVWNSGNQFLDIPAIQDSPIYPPQPPSDADPSVIRDWKYQVRKVSNKFSSDRSMRCDANYKLETARGFIGERIYFPHNLDFRGRAYPISPHLNHLGNDMSRGLLLFWEGKELGERGLRWLKIHLANLYGLDKETLDKREQFTDLNKANIIDSATKPLAGKGWWKSSEKPWQTLSVCIELAEAWKLKNPNMFVSHIPVHQDGTCNGLQHYAALGGDVEGATQVNLMPDNKPNDVYSYVAKLVQKRVDIDATNGHQLALKLQRHIKRKVVKQTVMTSVYGVTYIGASDQIDRRLKEIFGDDDPDTHVAGRYLALQVFSSIRELFTGAHQIQDWLAEASKKITKSIRMDIDTSMTKKSSKSAKISHLASVIWTSPLGLPIVQPYRSIGKKQVATNLQTVFISDPHAVSPVDSRKQTNAFPPNYIHSLDASHMLLSSIECGQRRLSFAAVHDSYWTHAADVDIMNEILRDAFVKLHETDLVQDLKDEFDRRYHGFLVVESVSKKSFIGKQIQELRQEFSKRLGRKITTADEIYLEKQRQEYLMSSDPTTRKLGEKMVTTVSILENVDIDSLKPINSMDKFSILAPFKLPEIPAKGTFDVRLVKDSTYFFS, encoded by the coding sequence ATGGTATGTTATGCTACTAGAAAGAGTTACGGAACTGCATTTGTTGGCACACAATCTTTGTGTCGACCAATGGGCCCTACTCTGCCTCAAGACCAATACTCGCatatttttgattctttaAAGAAGTCTATGAAGAAACCACTCGTCCATAGTGGAAACGATGAAGCTTTGGATTACTTCAGCTCTCCCAATGATAAAGTTTTTAGGAATACAAATGCGAAGGAGCTGAACCATTTGTGGACTCTACTGGAAGCTTGTGCAATTTCCAATGATTTCCTTAGAGGCAAGAAAATAATGGAAAATTTGTTTCACACTAGCAACAAGGCTGAGTTTCAGATTGCATATGCTAAGTATTTGTTAAGCTGGTCTAAAAGTCCTGTAAGTTTAATGGAGCTAGAAGAATATGTGTTAAAAGAGTCACCTATTTTATTTCCGACACTGGAATTCGATTCGAAGATTGCAAGTATTCTGGTGAGAAAATGTTTGACCTCAGGTTCATTTGACAACAGATACCAGACAATAATCACTAAGTACATCAAATCAAGTTCCGGTAACAGAATTGAGGATTTGTTCAAGCATCTGGATATACTTGGATTTGACAATGCTATTATTATATTGAAGGCTTACCATCTAGGCCGTGAGTCTATTCCTTCAAGGTATAGAGATATTTTCGATTTAAAAGACGAAGCCTTTGCGATTCCCTCATTGCACTCTACAACCAAGGAAAGTAACAATTCTCATAAAtgcattgaagaaaaaattgcGGCACCTAcctattttgaagatgagacCCAGCTTCCACCATCTTTAGACAAGGACGCTCAACATCTTATTGGGGTGGATACCTTTGGCCTCAAAGTAATACGTCACTCTTTATTAGGCTTACAGGCCAAACCTACAAATTCCAATGGGGAGCTTTTTAGTAAACTTGAATCGTTTGATGAAAGCTATGCTCCAATCGAATTCGGTGACGAACAATTGTCGGATAGGACCAtaaatttctttgaaatcaaaaaacttttaAAAACACCACAGCaacaagaagattttgagaaatttCTGGACGCCTACAATGCTGAGCGGCAGAGACTGCTGGAGTTTCAATCATTGGACGGAGCCAAACGGAAATGGGAACAAACCttggaagatttcaaagaaagcaaTGTAGTCAATGTTCCTTCCAAGAGTATCAAAAATTATTTGTGGAAGTGGCATAGCAAGCTACTCCCGctgatcaaagaagaagtctTAAAATGCCAAAAGACACTATCTATTATTGGAGCAGGTAATCTTAACTCTTACAAGACGAAACTTTCTACGATGGAACGCAAGGCGTTTAATGAAAGATTGGAGTATGCTAATTACTTAATATTAGTCTCCCCGGACAAGATGAGCACATTAACGATTTTGGAGCTTTTAAAGATAATCTTTACCGGAAAAAATACTACTGGAATCCGTACCGCTCGAGCTGTCATAAGTGTTGGCAAAGCGGTGGAACTTGAATATCGCTCAGAAAgacttctttcaaaggagaTAGATgtattcaaaaacttcCGAAATATGAAGAACAGCAAGGAATTCAAAAGACTCGTCACTACAGGCTCCAAGAACACCTTTACAAAACTACTACAACAAAGTAGGTCTGCTAGCATTGACACCGAGCTTGAGGAGACATTATTTAATTGGCCAAACGAGATAAAAGCAAAAATTGGGTCTGTTTTAATATCACTACTATTGCAATCTGCTAAGATCGATGTTCAAGGGAAGGATCCAATTACCAACGAAGAAGTTCATGGACAAGTTCCTGCCATATTTCACCAATACCAATACGCTAATGGGAACAAAATAGGCATTCTAAAATTCCATCATGATTTCACTAGTAAGTTGAGTAAAGACAACCTCAGCGGCGCAGTTCAACCGCAATACCTTCCCATGTTAGTCAGGCCTAAACCTTGGCTATCGCATAACTTAGGAGGGTATTACTACACCGAAACTTCTCTTATTAGAACCAAAGATTCCCCTGAACAGCTGGCTTATGTCAAAGCCGCTTCTGAAAATAATACAATTGATAAAGTTTACCAAGGGTTGACCGTTTTGGGAAATACACCCTGGACCATTAATTCCGAAATATTTAATGTCATAAGCGAAGTATGGAATTCTGGAAATCAGTTTCTAGACATACCTGCTATTCAGGACAGCCCCATATATCCTCCACAGCCCCCTTCAGATGCTGATCCTTCTGTAATAAGGGACTGGAAGTATCAAGTGCGAAAAGTCTCCAATaagttttcttctgataGATCCATGCGCTGTGATGCTAATTACAAATTGGAAACAGCGCGTGGGTTTATAGGCGAAAGAATATATTTTCCTCACAACTTAGATTTTAGAGGACGGGCTTATCCCATCTCACCTCATTTAAATCATCTGGGCAACGATATGAGTCGAGGGCTGCTTTTATTTTGGGAAGGAAAAGAGCTTGGAGAAAGGGGATTGAGGTGGCTAAAAATTCACCTTGCTAACCTTTACGGACTGGACAAGGAGACTTTGGATAAGAGAGAGCAATTCACAGACCTCAATAAAGCAAATATTATAGACTCCGCCACAAAACCTTTAGCTGGTAAAGGATGGTGGAAGTCTTCAGAAAAGCCTTGGCAAACACTGTCTGTTTGCATTGAATTAGCAGAGGCGtggaaactgaaaaatccTAACATGTTTGTTTCTCATATTCCTGTACACCAAGATGGAACTTGTAATGGGCTACAACACTATGCTGCTTTAGGAGGAGATGTAGAGGGAGCGACTCAAGTGAATCTAATGCCTGATAATAAACCAAATGATGTGTATTCGTATGTTGCAAAACTTGTGCAGAAGCGGGTCGATATCGACGCTACCAATGGACACCAGCTTGCTCTGAAATTACAGAGGCACATAAAACGCAAAGTTGTCAAACAAACTGTGATGACAAGTGTTTATGGAGTGACTTATATCGGAGCTTCTGATCAGATAGACCGTCggttgaaagaaatttttggCGACGATGATCCTGATACACATGTTGCTGGCCGATATTTGGCTCTTCAAGTATTCAGTTCCATTCGTGAGTTGTTTACTGGAGCACACCAAATTCAAGACTGGCTTGCTGAAGCCTCCAAGAAGATTACCAAATCAATTCGGATGGATATCGATACATCTATgacaaaaaaatcatcGAAATCTGCTAAGATTTCACATTTAGCATCCGTGATTTGGACATCACCTTTGGGATTACCTATTGTACAGCCATATCGCAGTATTGGGAAAAAGCAGGTAGCAACAAATCTTCAGACAGTTTTCATTTCAGATCCTCACGCAGTGAGTCCAGTAGACTCAAGAAAACAAACTAACGCTTTTCCCCCTAATTATATACATTCGTTAGATGCATCCCAtatgcttctttcttccattgAATGCGGTCAAAGGAGGTTATCATTCGCTGCAGTACATGACTCTTATTGGACCCATGCAGCAGATGTCGATATCAtgaatgaaattttgaGAGATGCTTTTGTAAAACTACATGAGACAGATTTGGTTCAAGATCTAAAAGATGAATTCGATCGTCGGTACCATGGGTTTCTAGTAGTTGAATCTGTCAGTAAAAAGTCATTTATTGGTAAACAAATCCAAGAGCTTCGACAAGAATTTTCTAAACGGCTTGGACGAAAGATCACCACAGCAGATGAAATATATCTAGAAAAACAACGACAGGAGTATTTGATGTCGTCAGACCCAACAACAAGGAAACTTGGTGAGAAGATGGTAACCACAGTTAgcattcttgaaaatgtcGATATTGACTCTTTGAAGCCCATAAATAGCATGGACAAATTCAGCATTCTAGCCCCGTTCAAACTTCCAGAAATCCCAGCCAAGGGTACGTTTGATGTAAGATTGGTGAAAGATAGTACCTATTTTTTTAGCTAA
- a CDS encoding tRNA-specific 2-thiouridylase, responsible for 2-thiolation of the wobble base of mitochondrial tRNA, protein MMNYFKRILKLPKGYIQPFPGEKDRIVVAMSSGVDSSVTAALCRKIFPRSEVEGIFMANWTSDSNCTDSDWNDVKKTCSHIGIPCRRVDFEKEYWTEVFEPMLEQYRIGKTPNPDVGCNRYVKFGKMIEHLTNTLGEQQPWWLVTGHYARVLEDITSREKHLLRSDYLPKDQSYYLSRVKDSSLERMFLPIGHFSKPEIRNLAKKWKLPTSSKPDSQGLCFVSQKEGHFKKFLDEFLPPEPGDIITIDENGFKHKWGSHQGLWHATIGQRSGVSMPQGDRNYKGAWFVSEKRPKTNEIVIVKGSNNPALYKDTVETSNWLWLGPFNADNLKNISINELIVQYRSLQDPIGLLNWKFFSQSINNQRMTFRLKQKYRAISPGQIAVLYHRDRVLGCGMIT, encoded by the coding sequence ATGATGAACTACTTTAAAAGGATTTTGAAACTCCCCAAAGGGTATATTCAACCTTTTCCGGGTGAAAAGGATCGCATAGTAGTTGCGATGTCTTCCGGAGTCGACTCCTCAGTTACCGCTGCTCTCTGTAGAAAGATTTTTCCACGGTCTGAGGTCGAAGGGATTTTCATGGCTAATTGGACTTCTGACTCCAATTGTACCGATTCAGATTGGAACGATGTTAAGAAGACATGTTCTCACATTGGGATCCCATGTCGTAGagttgactttgaaaaagagtaCTGGACTGAAGTATTTGAGCCCATGCTTGAGCAGTATCGTATAGGAAAAACTCCTAACCCAGATGTGGGATGCAATAGATACGTCAAGTTTGGTAAAATGATAGAACATCTTACAAATACATTGGGCGAACAACAACCATGGTGGCTGGTTACAGGTCATTACGCAAGGGTATTAGAAGACATAACTTCGAGAGAAAAACATCTCCTTCGATCCGATTACTTGccaaaagatcaaagcTACTACCTATCCAGAGTAAAAGACTCTTCTTTAGAAAGGATGTTCTTACCAATAGGTCATTTTTCTAAACCAGAGATTCGCAATCTAGCCAAAAAATGGAAGTTACCGACATCAAGTAAACCTGACTCACAAGGGCTCTGTTTTGTATCTCAGAAGGAGGGACATTTtaaaaagtttttggacGAATTTCTTCCTCCAGAGCCAGGTGATATTATTACGATAGACGAAAATGGTTTTAAACATAAATGGGGAAGTCATCAAGGTCTCTGGCATGCAACTATAGGGCAAAGATCAGGAGTATCTATGCCACAGGGAGACCGAAACTATAAAGGTGCTTGGTTTGTAAGTGAAAAACGGCCAAAAACGAATGAAATAGTTATTGTTAAAGGCTCTAATAATCCTGCGCTGTACAAAGACACTGTTGAAACCAGTAACTGGCTTTGGTTAGGGCCATTTAACGCAGACAACCTGAAGAACATATCAATAAATGAACTGATTGTTCAATATAGATCTCTACAAGACCCTATAGGGCTCCTAAACTGGAAATTTTTTAGTCAATCAATTAATAACCAAAGAATGACATTTCGTCTGAAGCAAAAGTATCGGGCGATATCGCCTGGACAAATTGCTGTATTGTATCATAGAGATAGAGTACTAGGCTGTGGAATGATAACATAA